CGGCCTGATGCTCGGCCTCGTGCACGAACTTCGGCGAGTGCACCCCGACGATCACGAGCGTGTCGCGGTGCTTCTCCTCCAGGTCCCGGAGCTCGTCGAGGACGTGCAGGCAGTTCACGCAGCAAAACGTCCAGAAATCGAGCAGAACAATCTTTCCTCGCAGGTCGGCGAGGGTCAGTTCTTCTCCACCCGTGTTCAGCCAGCCGCCCTTGCCGATCAGCTCGGGGGCACGGACACGGGCACGTCGGGGCGCGGGCGCGGGGTGGGGCGCCGGGGCGGCATCGTTCATGGTTCAAGCTTGCCATCCTGGCCACGTCGACGACGCGCGGCGGGGGCGGGAGGCGTTCACCCGGTGCTTCGGGTGAGAAACCCACGGCGCCGGGCAGACATAGGGCCGTGAAATATCTCGTACGGGACAAGATCTTCGCGATCGGCGACGACTACTGGATCGAGGACGAGCAGGGCCGCCACGCCTTCCTCGTCGACGGCAAGGCGCTGCGGCTGCGCGACACCCTGGAGCTGAAGGATCCCGACGGGCGGGTCCTGGTCACCCTGCGGCAGAAGATGTTCAGCCTCCGGGACGCGATGACGATCGAGCGGGACGAGCGGCCGCTCGCGACCGTCCGCCGCAAGCGGCTCTCCCTGCTCCGCAACCACTACCGGGTGACGCTCGTCGACGGCACCGGACTGGACGTCAGCGGCCGGATCCTGGACCGGGAGTTCACCGTCGAGTACGAGGGGGAGCTCCTGGCGCACATCTCCCGGCAGTGGTTCCACGTCCGTGAGACGTACGCGGTGAACGTGGTCCGTGAGGACGCGGACGCGGCGCTGCAGATCGCGGTCGCCGTGTGCGTGATCCGGATGGCGGAGCGGGAGAGGGAGGACTGACCCCCCCAAGTCCTCAGGCGGCCTTCTCCAGCGCCTGTTCCAGGTCCGCCCACAGGTCCTCCACGTGCTCGATGCCGACCGACAGCCGGACCGTGCCCGCGCCGATGCCGGCCGCCGCGAGCGCGGTCGCGTCGAGCTGGTGGTGGGAGGTGGACGCCGGGTGCATCACCAGGGTCTTCACATCGCCGAGGGAGACGCTGAGGGAGGCGAGCCGTACCGCCTCGACGAAGGCGCGGCCCGCGTCCCGGCCGCCCGCGAGGTCGAGCGAGATCACCCCGCCGCCCCCGGCCGGCAGCAGGCGCGCGGCGATGTCGCGGTCCGGGTGGCTCGCGAGGGCCGGGTGGCGGACGGCCTCGACCGCCGGGTGCGCTTCGAGCCGGGCGGCGAGCTCGGCGGCGCTCGCGCACTGGCGCTCCATGCGCAGGGAGAGGGTCTGCATGCCGCGCAGGGTGAGCCAGGCGGCGAACGGGTCGGTGGACGCGCCCTGTTCGACGGCGTGGTGGCGGACGCGCCCGTACAGCTCCGCGTCCTTGAAGACGGCGATGCCGCCGAGGACGTCCGCGTGCCCGGCCAGGTACTTGGTGGCGGAGTGGACGACGATGTCGGCGCCGTGGTCGAGGGGGCG
This is a stretch of genomic DNA from Streptomyces sp. R44. It encodes these proteins:
- a CDS encoding LURP-one-related/scramblase family protein, with product MKYLVRDKIFAIGDDYWIEDEQGRHAFLVDGKALRLRDTLELKDPDGRVLVTLRQKMFSLRDAMTIERDERPLATVRRKRLSLLRNHYRVTLVDGTGLDVSGRILDREFTVEYEGELLAHISRQWFHVRETYAVNVVREDADAALQIAVAVCVIRMAERERED
- a CDS encoding PLP-dependent aspartate aminotransferase family protein codes for the protein MTHADSATPRPETLAVHPPHVEITGSRPLGIPLHQGHVFAFDSADALAAGFTSPDAFLYARLGNPTVRALEEAVTRLEGGAAARSFASGMGAINAVLLGLLGSGDHVIAQTCLYGGTYAVLTDLAARWGVDVTYVSGTDPDEVRAALRPETRLLYLETIANPTTRVADVPALAAVAAEAGVPVAVDNTFASPLLCRPLDHGADIVVHSATKYLAGHADVLGGIAVFKDAELYGRVRHHAVEQGASTDPFAAWLTLRGMQTLSLRMERQCASAAELAARLEAHPAVEAVRHPALASHPDRDIAARLLPAGGGGVISLDLAGGRDAGRAFVEAVRLASLSVSLGDVKTLVMHPASTSHHQLDATALAAAGIGAGTVRLSVGIEHVEDLWADLEQALEKAA